One window of the Eucalyptus grandis isolate ANBG69807.140 chromosome 6, ASM1654582v1, whole genome shotgun sequence genome contains the following:
- the LOC104450022 gene encoding uncharacterized protein LOC104450022: MASACVNTSGISPDSFPPAAYGWLSPRTSLSRDFPDGDPSPSPKPIASPPRPAADPPEGPEPSAPGDFEFCLKDPVAMLPADELFSDGKIVPLQFSAAKPSPEAPEAPPAASLQSPENSSERSRRIKMNSSRWKELLCLKKLYQNQNPKRAESTQKSTQSTSKSVMHFLHRSSKSTSDASNLSLPLLRESSDGESVSISSRHSLSSSSSSNHELEDLHRLSLDSDKPNPNLLHKNGNAVAAMNVPRMRLVKPRADNPKPSTDHHPAASRAERSPMRRSTEEPSGGLTNRGVTADSPRLNASGKVVFYSLERSSSSPSSYGGPRFKYRGVERSYSAGVRVSPVLNVPISSIKAGSVFGLGQLFSSSSSSASSSSHSQQKREGNNGRGSSGGRNQPSNGKNRSERS, translated from the coding sequence ATGGCGTCAGCCTGCGTCAACACCTCCGGCATTTCGCCGGACTCCTTCCCGCCGGCGGCGTACGGGTGGCTCAGCCCCCGCACCTCCCTGAGCCGCGACTTCCCCGACGGCGACCCCTCCCCCTCGCCCAAGCCGATCGCCTCGCCGCCTCGCCCCGCGGCGGATCCGCCGGAGGGCCCCGAGCCTTCCGCCCCCGGCGACTTCGAGTTCTGCCTCAAAGATCCCGTCGCCATGCTCCCCGCCGACGAGCTCTTCTCCGACGGGAAGATCGTCCCCCTCCAGTTCTCCGCCGCGAAGCCGTCGCCGGAAGCGCCGGAAGCGCCCCCCGCGGCGAGCCTCCAGTCGCCGGAGAACAGCTCCGAGCGCAGCCGGAGGATCAAGATGAACTCCAGCCGCTGGAAGGAGCTCCTCTGCCTCAAGAAGCTCTACCAGAATCAGAACCCTAAGCGCGCTGAGTCGACTCAGAAAAGCACCCAATCTACGTCCAAATCGGTGATGCATTTTCTCCACCGCAGCTCCAAATCTACCTCCGATGCCTCAAATCTGAGCCTCCCGCTGCTCAGAGAATCCTCCGACGGCGAGTCCGTCTCGATCTCTTCGCGTCACTCGCTGTCCTCTTCGTCTTCCTCCAATCACGAGCTCGAGGACCTCCACCGCCTCTCGCTGGATTCCGACAAGCCTAACCCGAACTTACTACACAAGAACGGCAATGCCGTGGCGGCGATGAACGTCCCCAGGATGAGACTTGTGAAGCCGAGAGCGGACAATCCGAAGCCGTCCACGGATCATCATCCGGCGGCAAGCAGGGCGGAGAGGAGCCCGATGCGTAGATCTACGGAAGAGCCATCGGGTGGCTTGACGAACAGAGGAGTGACGGCGGACAGCCCTAGGCTGAACGCGTCGGGGAAGGTGGTGTTTTACAGTCTGGAGAGGAGCTCGAGCAGCCCGAGCAGTTACGGTGGGCCCAGATTCAAGTACAGAGGCGTGGAGAGATCGTATTCGGCGGGTGTTAGGGTCAGTCCGGTCCTCAACGTCCCAATCAGTTCGATAAAGGCGGGCTCTGTGTTTGGGTTGGGTCAGTTGTTTtcttcctcgtcctcctcgGCGTCATCTTCATCTCATTCGCAGCAGAAGAGAGAGGGCAACAATGGGAGAGGATCTTCTGGTGGAAGGAATCAGCCGAGTAACGGCAAGAACCGGAGCGAGCGGAGTTAG
- the LOC104450023 gene encoding photosystem II 10 kDa polypeptide, chloroplastic — protein sequence MAASMMASVSLKPAPFTAERSGARGLPSLARTSSSFKVEASGVKKIKTDRPYGTGGGMNLRDGLDASGRKPKGKGVYQYTDKYGANVDGYSPIYSPDEWSPSGDVYVGGTVGLAIWAVTLAGILAGGALLVYSTSALSQ from the exons atggcGGCTTCAATGATGGCGTCAGTGAGCCTGAAACCAGCTCCGTTCACGGCGGAGAGATCGGGAGCGAGAGGGCTGCCTTCTCTCGCCAGGACCTCCTCTTCCTTCAAAGTCGAGGCCAGTGGTGTCAAGAAGATCAAGACCGACAGGCCTTATG GAACCGGTGGTGGAATGAACCTGAGAGATGGTTTGGATGCTTCTGGGAGAAAGCCCAAG GGAAAGGGTGTTTACCAATACACTGACAAGTACGGCGCCAACGTCGATGGGTACAG TCCCATCTACTCACCAGACGAGTGGTCTCCAAGCGGTGATGTCTATGTTGGTG GGACCGTTGGTTTGGCCATATGGGCTGTGACCCTAGCTGGGATTCTTGCAGGCGGAGCACTGCTCGTGTACAGCACCAGTGCTTTGTCTCAGTAG
- the LOC104450024 gene encoding renalase isoform X1 — METSASVAGIARKIAVLGSGISGAVCASAIAKNGISITVFDAARGPGGRMSQRRETTGDGKELLFDHGAPFFTMSNCSEALGLDREWESRGLIAEWKQKFGSFDCIAKTFTETEQEGSNKRYVGVPGMNSICRALCHQPGVESKFGVGIGRVDWLEEENIWRLTSLDGQNLGHFEGVVASDKNIVSSRFTSVTGRPPPLDLNLAPDLGNRVQDIAVSPRFVVMLAFPEPLSWLAWAIMLIFQIPFKGFSIRNSKVLNWAHCDSSKPGRSTASERWILHSTAEYAETVIAKTGLKKPSDAILTKVAEELLEELQNMGLNIPQPFFKKAHRWGSAFPLTSVAAEEKCLWDKKRRLAICGDFCVSPDVEGAIISGMAAASKLTELFSCL; from the exons ATGGAGACAAGCGCGTCCGTTGCCGGCATTGCGCGGAAGATAGCCGTCTTGGGAAGTGGAA TATCGGGAGCGGTATGTGCCTCCGCAATCGCCAAGAACGGAATCTCCATCACCGTCTtcgacgccgcccgaggtccCGGCGGTCGCATGTCTCAAAGAAG AGAAACTACTGGGGATGGAAAGGAGCTTTTGTTCGACCATGGCGCTCCTTTCTTTACCATGAGCAACTGTTCTGAGGCCCTCGGTCTAGATCGTGAATGGGAATCGAGAGGCCTTATTGCTGAGTGGAAGCAAAAGTTTGGTTCATTCGACTGCATCGCCAAAACATTCACGGAGACGGAGCAG GAAGGATCTAATAAGAGATACGTTGGTGTTCCTGGAATGAACTCTATCTGTAGAGCATTATGCCATCAGCCAG GTGTGGAAAGCAAGTTTGGGGTTGGTATTGGGAGGGTGGACTggttggaagaagaaaatatctgGAGGTTGACCAGTTTGGATGGGCAAAACCTCGGGCATTTTGAGGGAGTGGTTGCATCGGATAAAAACATTGTTTCTTCAAGGTTTACAAGCGTAACAGGAAGACCGCCGCCTTTAG ACCTAAATTTGGCTCCTGATTTAGGGAACAGGGTGCAAGATATTGCAGTCAGTCCTCGTTTTGTAGTCATGCTAGCATTTCCAGAGCCTCTGTCTTGG TTGGCTTGGGCAATAATGTTAATATTTCAGATACCTTTTAAGGGTTTCTCAATCAGGAACTCCAAAGTCTTAAACTGGGCTCATTGTGACAGCTCCAAGCCAGGGCGATCTACTGCTAG TGAAAGATGGATACTGCATTCGACCGCGGAGTATGCAGAGACAGTAATTGCAAAAACTGGACTCAAGAAACCTTCGGATGCAATATTGACAAAGGTAGCTGAAGAACTGTTAGAGGAACTGCAGAACATGGGATTGAATATACCTCAGCCTTTCTTTAAGAAAGCTCATAGGTG GGGAAGTGCATTTCCTCTAACAAGTGTGGCTGCGGAAGAGAAGTGCCTATGGGATAAGAAACGGAGGCTTGCTATTTGTGGAGATTTCTGTGTTAGTCCAGATGTCGAGGGTGCTATAATCAGCGGCATGGCTGCGGCTTCCAAGCTGACCGAATTGTTTAGCTGCTTGTAG
- the LOC104450024 gene encoding renalase isoform X2, whose amino-acid sequence METSASVAGIARKIAVLGSGISGAVCASAIAKNGISITVFDAARGPGGRMSQRRETTGDGKELLFDHGAPFFTMSNCSEALGLDREWESRGLIAEWKQKFGSFDCIAKTFTETEQEGSNKRYVGVPGMNSICRALCHQPGVESKFGVGIGRVDWLEEENIWRLTSLDGQNLGHFEGVVASDKNIVSSRFTSVTGRPPPLDLNLAPDLGNRVQDIAVSPRFVVMLAFPEPLSWIPFKGFSIRNSKVLNWAHCDSSKPGRSTASERWILHSTAEYAETVIAKTGLKKPSDAILTKVAEELLEELQNMGLNIPQPFFKKAHRWGSAFPLTSVAAEEKCLWDKKRRLAICGDFCVSPDVEGAIISGMAAASKLTELFSCL is encoded by the exons ATGGAGACAAGCGCGTCCGTTGCCGGCATTGCGCGGAAGATAGCCGTCTTGGGAAGTGGAA TATCGGGAGCGGTATGTGCCTCCGCAATCGCCAAGAACGGAATCTCCATCACCGTCTtcgacgccgcccgaggtccCGGCGGTCGCATGTCTCAAAGAAG AGAAACTACTGGGGATGGAAAGGAGCTTTTGTTCGACCATGGCGCTCCTTTCTTTACCATGAGCAACTGTTCTGAGGCCCTCGGTCTAGATCGTGAATGGGAATCGAGAGGCCTTATTGCTGAGTGGAAGCAAAAGTTTGGTTCATTCGACTGCATCGCCAAAACATTCACGGAGACGGAGCAG GAAGGATCTAATAAGAGATACGTTGGTGTTCCTGGAATGAACTCTATCTGTAGAGCATTATGCCATCAGCCAG GTGTGGAAAGCAAGTTTGGGGTTGGTATTGGGAGGGTGGACTggttggaagaagaaaatatctgGAGGTTGACCAGTTTGGATGGGCAAAACCTCGGGCATTTTGAGGGAGTGGTTGCATCGGATAAAAACATTGTTTCTTCAAGGTTTACAAGCGTAACAGGAAGACCGCCGCCTTTAG ACCTAAATTTGGCTCCTGATTTAGGGAACAGGGTGCAAGATATTGCAGTCAGTCCTCGTTTTGTAGTCATGCTAGCATTTCCAGAGCCTCTGTCTTGG ATACCTTTTAAGGGTTTCTCAATCAGGAACTCCAAAGTCTTAAACTGGGCTCATTGTGACAGCTCCAAGCCAGGGCGATCTACTGCTAG TGAAAGATGGATACTGCATTCGACCGCGGAGTATGCAGAGACAGTAATTGCAAAAACTGGACTCAAGAAACCTTCGGATGCAATATTGACAAAGGTAGCTGAAGAACTGTTAGAGGAACTGCAGAACATGGGATTGAATATACCTCAGCCTTTCTTTAAGAAAGCTCATAGGTG GGGAAGTGCATTTCCTCTAACAAGTGTGGCTGCGGAAGAGAAGTGCCTATGGGATAAGAAACGGAGGCTTGCTATTTGTGGAGATTTCTGTGTTAGTCCAGATGTCGAGGGTGCTATAATCAGCGGCATGGCTGCGGCTTCCAAGCTGACCGAATTGTTTAGCTGCTTGTAG